A window from Thermoanaerobaculia bacterium encodes these proteins:
- a CDS encoding serine hydrolase, translating to MTLDSGGPDDPPVPATRVALRALAVALLLLVLAASSGEAHDSLPPDLDAYAARTLKAFEVPGMAVAVVKDGKVVMARGYGVRELGKAPPVDANTLFGIASNSKAFTSAVLAMLVDDGRIAWDDPVIQYLPAFQMYDPWVTREMTIRDLLAHHSGLGPNAGDLMSFPPTTFSRDEIVRRLRFLRPVTSFRSRYAYDNVLYLVAGEVVRAVTGRTWDECVKERIFAPLGMTRSNTSIEALRSADDVATPHSRVAGRVTPIEYMNIDNVAPAGAINSCAGDMAKWMIAQLGHGSIRGAAGERRLFSERQSREMWSPQTIIPIDDLPPPLAALRPAFLADGLGWFLRDFRGHKMVWHTGGISGMVSRVTLIPDQNVGIAVFTNQQDDGAFQAMTYHILDRYLGFPETDWIDAFRAAGEAARRNADEAVNRRSRTRAVDSKPSLPLPNYAGTYRDAWYGNVTITEEHGGLVLRFSRTPLLVGDLEHWQYDTFVARWRDRRLNADAFVTFALTPDGSIDQMKMQPISPSSDIRCDFQDLLFVPAGRDGKPPS from the coding sequence GTGACACTCGACTCCGGAGGCCCGGACGATCCGCCTGTTCCGGCGACGAGAGTCGCGCTGCGCGCGCTGGCCGTGGCGCTCCTGCTCCTGGTCCTCGCCGCCTCCTCCGGCGAGGCACACGACTCCCTGCCTCCCGATCTCGACGCTTACGCGGCGCGGACCCTGAAGGCATTCGAAGTCCCCGGCATGGCCGTCGCCGTCGTGAAGGACGGCAAGGTCGTCATGGCCAGAGGCTACGGGGTCCGAGAGCTCGGCAAAGCGCCACCCGTCGATGCGAACACTCTCTTCGGCATCGCTTCCAACTCCAAGGCGTTCACCTCGGCCGTGCTGGCGATGCTGGTCGACGACGGCCGGATCGCCTGGGACGATCCCGTCATCCAGTACCTGCCCGCCTTTCAGATGTACGACCCCTGGGTGACGCGCGAGATGACGATCCGCGATCTGCTGGCGCATCACAGCGGTCTGGGGCCGAATGCCGGCGACCTGATGTCGTTCCCGCCGACGACCTTCTCGCGCGACGAGATCGTGCGACGCCTTCGCTTCCTCAGGCCCGTGACGAGCTTTCGCAGCCGGTACGCCTACGACAACGTTCTCTATCTCGTCGCCGGCGAAGTCGTCCGGGCCGTGACGGGCCGGACGTGGGACGAGTGCGTGAAGGAGCGCATCTTCGCCCCCCTGGGCATGACGCGCAGCAACACGAGCATCGAGGCCCTTCGCTCGGCCGACGACGTCGCGACGCCGCACTCTCGAGTCGCAGGCCGGGTGACGCCGATCGAGTACATGAACATCGACAACGTCGCCCCCGCCGGCGCCATCAATTCGTGCGCCGGGGACATGGCGAAATGGATGATCGCGCAGCTCGGTCACGGATCGATTCGCGGGGCCGCGGGTGAACGTCGTCTGTTCAGCGAGCGCCAGAGCCGGGAGATGTGGTCTCCGCAGACGATCATTCCGATCGACGATCTTCCGCCGCCACTGGCCGCGCTCCGGCCGGCATTTCTCGCCGACGGTCTCGGATGGTTCCTGAGGGACTTTCGCGGACACAAGATGGTCTGGCACACGGGCGGAATATCGGGCATGGTTTCCCGGGTCACGCTGATTCCCGATCAGAACGTCGGAATCGCCGTGTTCACGAACCAGCAGGACGACGGGGCGTTTCAGGCAATGACTTACCACATCCTCGATCGTTATCTGGGATTTCCGGAGACCGACTGGATCGACGCCTTCCGCGCAGCGGGGGAGGCGGCGCGCCGGAACGCTGACGAAGCAGTCAATCGACGGAGCAGAACACGCGCCGTCGATTCGAAACCATCGCTGCCGCTGCCGAATTATGCGGGCACCTATCGCGATGCCTGGTACGGAAACGTGACGATCACCGAGGAACACGGGGGGCTGGTGCTGCGCTTCAGCCGCACGCCGCTGCTGGTCGGCGATCTGGAACACTGGCAATACGACACCTTCGTCGCTCGCTGGCGCGATCGCCGCCTGAACGCCGACGCCTTCGTGACTTTTGCCCTGACACCCGACGGAAGCATCGATCAGATGAAGATGCAGCCGATCTCGCCGTCGTCGGATATCCGGTGCGATTTTCAGGACTTGCTGTTCGTTCCCGCGGGGAGAGACGGGAAGCCGCCGTCCTAG
- a CDS encoding DUF2141 domain-containing protein, translating into MLVNLSGVASGQVSCPGIHITILNIRNSTGTVACALFESPDGFPREFLRSATNVMVIKIRNTQARCDFEDIPPGTYAIAVIHDENMNGKLETNSLGIPKEGYGFSNDAKAVLGTPSFSAASFPYDGQTLELKLSLHY; encoded by the coding sequence ATGCTGGTGAATCTTTCCGGCGTCGCGTCCGGCCAGGTCTCATGTCCGGGAATTCACATCACGATCCTGAACATCAGAAACAGCACCGGAACGGTCGCTTGCGCGCTCTTCGAATCACCGGACGGCTTTCCCCGAGAGTTCCTGCGCTCGGCGACGAACGTCATGGTGATCAAGATCCGAAATACGCAAGCGCGCTGCGACTTCGAGGACATCCCGCCGGGGACTTATGCGATCGCGGTCATCCATGACGAGAACATGAACGGCAAGCTGGAGACCAACTCGCTCGGTATCCCCAAGGAAGGCTACGGATTTTCAAACGACGCCAAAGCGGTGCTCGGAACGCCATCGTTCTCCGCCGCCAGCTTCCCCTACGACGGCCAGACCCTGGAACTGAAGCTGAGCCTGCACTACTGA
- a CDS encoding YciI family protein yields the protein MKSVVIGESSGATMDQIMAVYPRHKSFVDGFVSRGEVIGIGPFADHGNMAIFRSRQAAEEFAREDPFFLEGLVKAYVIRDWRDAMWE from the coding sequence ATGAAGAGCGTTGTGATTGGCGAGTCATCCGGGGCCACGATGGATCAGATCATGGCCGTATACCCCCGGCACAAGTCCTTCGTCGACGGCTTCGTGTCCAGAGGTGAGGTTATCGGCATCGGTCCGTTCGCGGATCACGGCAACATGGCCATTTTCAGGAGCCGTCAGGCGGCGGAGGAATTTGCCAGAGAAGACCCGTTCTTCCTGGAAGGGTTGGTGAAGGCCTACGTGATCCGCGACTGGAGGGACGCGATGTGGGAATGA
- a CDS encoding HAMP domain-containing sensor histidine kinase, protein MLHEFITENRQEIINRCRTKVSARKIPPPSPSELTEGIPLFLDQLVEILRLHTASSPSLRKDATKHGEDLLGLGYTSGQVVHDYGDVCQSITELAIERKAPISTDDFRVLNRCLDDAIANAVEEFGKRRDVKVSENETERVAIFAHELRNHLASATLAYEALKSGSVGVDGSTSALLERSLSRLNRFVEQAIVESRLNSGMHDRERIPVAEVIDEVEGFAVMEAKARGLRFTNVKIESDVAVNGDRQILESIVGNLVQNALKFTRPNGSVLLRSWADDGHVQIAVEDECGGLPPGDPNTLFLPFERRGRNRTGLGLGLAISKRGAEANGGTLQVRDLPGKGCIFTVELPRAVQAAG, encoded by the coding sequence ATGTTGCACGAATTCATCACCGAAAACCGACAGGAGATCATCAACCGATGCCGCACGAAGGTCTCGGCGAGAAAGATCCCCCCACCCTCGCCCTCGGAGCTCACCGAGGGTATTCCGCTCTTCCTGGATCAACTCGTCGAGATCCTCCGTCTGCACACGGCTTCGAGCCCCAGTCTCCGGAAAGACGCAACCAAGCACGGCGAGGACCTGCTTGGCCTCGGGTATACCTCGGGACAGGTCGTCCACGACTACGGCGATGTCTGCCAGTCGATCACCGAGCTCGCCATCGAGCGGAAAGCGCCTATTTCGACGGACGATTTCCGCGTGCTCAACCGGTGCCTCGACGATGCCATCGCCAACGCGGTAGAGGAGTTCGGCAAGCGGCGGGATGTGAAGGTTTCGGAGAATGAAACCGAGCGTGTTGCGATCTTTGCGCATGAGCTTCGAAACCACCTCGCGTCAGCGACGCTCGCCTACGAAGCCCTGAAATCGGGGAGCGTGGGTGTCGACGGCTCGACGAGCGCTCTTCTCGAACGTAGTCTCTCGCGCTTGAATCGTTTCGTGGAGCAGGCCATCGTGGAATCACGCCTCAATTCCGGCATGCACGACCGGGAGCGCATTCCGGTCGCCGAAGTCATCGACGAAGTCGAGGGGTTCGCGGTGATGGAAGCCAAGGCGCGCGGTTTGCGCTTCACGAACGTCAAGATTGAAAGCGATGTCGCCGTCAACGGTGACCGGCAGATTCTGGAGTCGATCGTCGGGAACCTCGTTCAAAACGCGCTCAAGTTCACCCGTCCCAACGGGAGCGTCCTCTTGCGTTCATGGGCGGACGACGGTCACGTCCAGATCGCCGTCGAAGACGAATGCGGCGGGCTTCCCCCCGGAGATCCAAACACGCTGTTTCTTCCATTCGAGCGACGGGGTCGAAACCGTACGGGTCTCGGCCTGGGTCTCGCGATCAGCAAACGGGGAGCCGAAGCCAATGGCGGTACCCTTCAGGTTCGCGATCTACCGGGAAAGGGCTGTATCTTCACCGTCGAGCTTCCCCGGGCCGTTCAGGCCGCGGGCTGA
- a CDS encoding creatininase family protein, whose protein sequence is MRANSVSHFLPLLIAGGTASLILAAGPARTAPRAHADLVEFEKMTWVEVKAALAAGKTTALIYTGGTEQRGPQLANGYHNVVAHAQVEAIARELGNAIFMPVLPYTPNDAEALPGTIGITNELLAAILERITEESILNGFRNVILMGDHGGGQQQVYEDVARKLDRRYRPNGIRVFYCDQVYRAANDAFDQYLAQRGYPPGLHGYLYDTSQMMYLDKDNTWVRRDLLASALGDPVVDGKVQIGPETPQNGIQGDARRSTAELGKRAFDMKVDYAVRQIRRLIAGGY, encoded by the coding sequence ATGCGCGCGAATTCGGTCTCGCATTTCCTGCCCCTGTTGATCGCGGGCGGCACGGCCTCCCTGATACTCGCAGCGGGACCTGCGCGCACTGCGCCGCGCGCGCACGCCGATCTGGTGGAGTTCGAGAAGATGACCTGGGTGGAGGTGAAGGCCGCGCTCGCGGCGGGCAAGACGACGGCGCTCATCTACACCGGCGGTACCGAGCAACGGGGCCCCCAACTGGCGAACGGCTACCATAACGTCGTTGCGCATGCGCAGGTCGAAGCGATCGCCAGAGAACTCGGCAATGCGATCTTCATGCCCGTGTTGCCCTACACTCCGAACGATGCAGAAGCGCTTCCCGGTACCATCGGAATCACGAACGAGCTGCTCGCCGCCATCCTCGAGCGCATCACGGAGGAATCGATCCTCAACGGTTTCCGCAACGTGATTCTCATGGGCGATCACGGTGGCGGCCAGCAGCAGGTTTACGAGGACGTCGCCAGGAAGCTCGACCGCCGCTATAGGCCAAACGGAATTCGCGTGTTCTACTGTGACCAGGTGTATCGGGCCGCGAATGATGCGTTCGACCAGTACCTGGCGCAGCGCGGCTATCCACCCGGCCTCCACGGTTACCTTTACGACACCTCCCAAATGATGTATCTCGACAAGGACAACACATGGGTGCGCAGAGATCTGCTCGCGTCTGCACTGGGGGATCCCGTCGTCGATGGCAAGGTGCAGATAGGACCGGAGACCCCACAAAACGGAATCCAGGGTGACGCGCGCCGCTCAACGGCGGAGTTGGGGAAGCGCGCCTTCGACATGAAGGTCGATTACGCGGTGAGACAGATTCGCAGGCTCATCGCCGGCGGATATTGA